From one Desulfurobacterium thermolithotrophum DSM 11699 genomic stretch:
- a CDS encoding tetratricopeptide repeat protein: MKRALYLSTALLVFSSCATLTKKESTTTEKIKPEKERVKKETAVSPLINQNVKKESYKAEPGAVYYYMLFLNEKEKGNFEKAYRAIREAVKKDPKNINYLLEAARFTANLKKLEDAEEFAKKALSIDPKNPKALKLLAGISIIKGNKKEAERYYKRILSTAPDKSTYIMLANLYINEKKYLEAQKLLTEALKKYPSDFLINYFLGEVSFLKGKINTARNYIEKAIKLNPNFESAYVLLGKIYLKEKDYKKAEKFLEKVLDKNPDNIYALKEIFIIYLKQNKTNEALNVINRLVKLDPYNLRLLSWVAASLFEMKEYKKVIPLIERITKLNPDNPNVYFMLGLAYEMSGNYEKALEAYEKSLDLYPENPTVLEKTAFLLYKMNRLSDAKAYFERLWQLTNKPGYLIQVAVIDDKEGNTEEAYNLLKTWEKDLKNFGDLYFHLAYFAEKLGKDKETEGYLKKLLQIEPSPDVYNYLAYFYANRGINLDEAEKLAEKALKAEPENPAFLDTLGWVLYKKGDYKNACKYLEKALKLKQDDPVISEHYGECLYKTGRLKEAKEYLLKASSKIEKDPSIQKEEKGILQRIRKILREIKIKEMI, from the coding sequence ATGAAAAGAGCTCTTTATCTATCAACTGCTTTATTGGTTTTTTCTTCATGTGCCACTCTTACGAAAAAAGAAAGCACGACCACTGAAAAAATAAAACCTGAAAAAGAAAGAGTAAAAAAAGAGACTGCAGTATCACCGCTGATTAATCAGAACGTAAAAAAGGAAAGTTATAAAGCTGAACCTGGAGCTGTTTACTACTACATGCTGTTTCTCAACGAGAAAGAAAAGGGTAATTTTGAAAAAGCTTACAGAGCAATCAGAGAAGCCGTTAAAAAAGACCCTAAAAATATCAACTATCTCTTAGAGGCAGCAAGGTTTACAGCTAACCTAAAAAAACTTGAAGATGCTGAAGAATTTGCCAAGAAAGCCCTATCTATAGATCCTAAAAATCCTAAAGCTCTAAAGCTTTTAGCTGGAATTTCCATTATAAAAGGGAATAAGAAAGAAGCAGAAAGATACTATAAAAGAATTCTATCTACTGCTCCTGATAAAAGCACTTACATAATGCTGGCAAACCTATACATTAATGAGAAGAAATACTTGGAAGCTCAAAAACTTCTTACTGAAGCCTTAAAAAAATATCCTTCAGATTTTCTAATCAATTATTTTCTTGGAGAAGTTTCCTTTCTTAAAGGAAAAATAAATACTGCAAGAAATTACATAGAAAAAGCTATTAAATTAAATCCTAACTTTGAAAGCGCTTATGTTCTACTAGGGAAAATTTACCTTAAAGAAAAAGACTATAAGAAAGCAGAAAAGTTCTTAGAAAAAGTCTTAGATAAAAATCCAGATAACATCTATGCATTGAAAGAGATTTTTATTATCTACTTAAAGCAGAATAAGACTAATGAAGCACTCAACGTAATAAACAGATTAGTAAAGTTAGACCCTTATAATTTAAGGCTTCTTTCTTGGGTTGCTGCAAGCCTTTTTGAAATGAAAGAGTATAAAAAAGTTATACCTCTTATAGAACGTATCACAAAACTTAATCCTGATAATCCAAATGTGTACTTTATGCTTGGACTTGCCTATGAAATGTCTGGAAATTACGAAAAAGCATTGGAAGCTTACGAAAAATCTCTTGATCTTTATCCTGAAAATCCAACCGTTTTAGAAAAAACAGCCTTTCTTCTTTATAAAATGAATAGATTAAGCGATGCAAAAGCATATTTTGAAAGACTTTGGCAACTTACAAACAAGCCTGGATATCTTATCCAAGTTGCAGTAATTGACGATAAAGAAGGAAACACTGAAGAAGCGTATAATCTTCTGAAAACTTGGGAAAAAGACTTGAAAAACTTTGGAGATCTCTATTTTCATCTTGCCTATTTTGCCGAAAAACTTGGAAAAGATAAGGAAACAGAAGGCTACCTTAAAAAGCTACTTCAGATAGAACCATCTCCCGATGTTTATAACTACCTTGCTTACTTTTATGCTAACAGAGGCATTAATTTAGATGAAGCAGAAAAGCTTGCTGAAAAAGCTCTTAAAGCAGAACCGGAAAATCCTGCCTTCCTTGATACCTTAGGATGGGTTCTATACAAAAAAGGTGATTATAAAAACGCATGTAAATACTTAGAAAAAGCATTGAAATTAAAACAAGATGATCCTGTAATAAGCGAACACTATGGTGAATGCCTTTATAAGACAGGAAGGCTTAAAGAAGCTAAAGAATATCTTCTTAAAGCCTCTTCAAAAATAGAAAAAGACCCTTCTATTCAAAAGGAAGAAAAAGGCATTCTTCAAAGAATAAGAAAAATTTTAAGAGAAATAAAAATAAAGGAGATGATATAA
- a CDS encoding IS110 family transposase codes for MSPPEIRDYSKEATFKGRRLDFSLGNKPRAWRLADASCRLIIVAGSAVLEYGNSSEAEVAKHKTYQGVEMKEKVEKTLYVGVDYHKNSFTAAYLDCLTGILNTKKYEAEELEKFKNHLTTFRKKGYSVKVAVETLTGVTFFTEEIRNCVDEITYVNTNKFKNILKGVNSAKNDRIDAETIAIYYEMGLLPTVYVPTRKEKELRIKMKERDSFVDMRKGVINRLHSLLLEYGIKTNKRELTTKKGMERIKEETKKKVPPSLRETIWRQIETIEYLTDKIRETEEDIKSFIGEDEELKGKVELLKSIPGVGDIVAIAFISAVCNEERFENGDKVAAYFGLVPRVNSSGDEVRNGRITKKGDSRTRNKIIQATRALLNSKLDNSVKRFYEGLVKKGLEKKKALIAAARKLVKVMFAVLRERRQFMDFVENKCNLCVGG; via the coding sequence ATGTCACCCCCTGAAATTCGGGACTATAGTAAAGAGGCAACCTTTAAAGGCAGGAGGCTGGATTTTTCCCTGGGGAATAAGCCCCGTGCGTGGAGATTAGCCGATGCCTCCTGCCGGCTAATTATAGTGGCGGGAAGCGCCGTATTGGAGTATGGGAATAGTTCCGAAGCAGAGGTTGCAAAACACAAAACATATCAGGGGGTAGAGATGAAGGAGAAGGTAGAGAAAACACTGTATGTCGGAGTGGACTACCACAAAAACAGCTTTACAGCAGCTTATTTAGATTGTCTGACAGGGATACTTAATACCAAGAAGTACGAAGCAGAAGAGTTAGAGAAATTTAAAAATCACCTAACAACTTTTAGGAAAAAAGGATATTCAGTAAAAGTTGCGGTAGAAACCTTAACAGGAGTAACATTTTTTACGGAGGAGATAAGGAACTGCGTTGATGAAATAACTTACGTTAACACTAACAAATTTAAGAACATTCTAAAAGGTGTTAACAGTGCTAAAAACGACAGGATAGATGCAGAAACGATAGCCATTTACTATGAAATGGGCTTACTTCCGACAGTTTACGTCCCGACGAGAAAAGAAAAAGAGCTAAGGATAAAGATGAAAGAGAGAGATAGCTTTGTAGATATGAGAAAAGGGGTAATTAACAGACTTCATAGCCTATTGCTTGAATATGGGATAAAGACAAACAAGAGAGAACTCACCACGAAGAAAGGGATGGAAAGGATAAAGGAAGAAACGAAGAAGAAAGTGCCTCCGTCATTACGAGAAACGATATGGAGGCAAATAGAAACAATAGAATACTTAACAGATAAGATAAGAGAGACAGAAGAAGATATCAAGAGTTTTATAGGAGAAGATGAGGAGCTTAAGGGAAAAGTAGAACTTCTAAAAAGCATACCTGGAGTAGGAGATATAGTAGCTATAGCCTTTATATCTGCCGTATGTAACGAAGAGAGGTTTGAAAACGGAGACAAGGTAGCGGCTTATTTTGGACTTGTTCCTCGTGTTAATAGCAGTGGAGACGAAGTTAGAAATGGAAGGATAACAAAGAAAGGGGACAGCAGAACGAGGAACAAGATTATCCAGGCTACGAGAGCGTTATTGAACAGCAAGTTAGACAATTCAGTTAAAAGATTTTACGAAGGGTTAGTTAAGAAAGGTTTAGAGAAGAAGAAAGCGCTGATAGCTGCGGCGAGGAAATTGGTTAAAGTAATGTTCGCAGTTTTGAGAGAGAGAAGGCAATTTATGGATTTTGTTGAAAATAAATGCAACCTCTGTGTTGGGGGTTGA
- the rplT gene encoding 50S ribosomal protein L20: MRVKTSPRRYKRKKLKKLTKGYFGGRSRLFRTMKIAVMKSLFYAYKHRRERKRDFRRLWIARINAAVRPLGLNYSKFINGLKKAGIELDRKVLADIAVRDPEAFKVIVEKAKAAL, encoded by the coding sequence ATGAGAGTAAAGACAAGTCCAAGAAGGTATAAGAGGAAAAAGCTTAAGAAACTTACCAAAGGTTACTTTGGTGGTAGGTCTAGACTCTTTAGAACAATGAAAATTGCTGTGATGAAATCCCTCTTTTATGCTTACAAGCATAGAAGAGAAAGAAAGAGGGATTTCAGAAGACTTTGGATTGCGAGGATTAATGCTGCTGTAAGACCTCTTGGTCTTAATTACAGCAAGTTCATAAACGGTCTTAAAAAAGCAGGGATTGAGCTTGATAGAAAAGTTCTTGCTGACATTGCCGTTAGAGATCCTGAAGCTTTCAAGGTAATTGTAGAAAAAGCAAAAGCAGCTCTTTAA
- the rpmI gene encoding 50S ribosomal protein L35, whose amino-acid sequence MPKIKTRRSAAKRVKVTAKGKIKHWHPNKSHILTKKSRKRKRKLRKAAYLEGAQAANYKQLVLYK is encoded by the coding sequence ATGCCAAAAATCAAGACAAGAAGATCTGCAGCAAAAAGGGTTAAAGTAACAGCAAAAGGAAAGATTAAGCACTGGCATCCTAACAAGAGCCATATTCTCACAAAGAAGAGTAGAAAGAGGAAAAGAAAGCTAAGAAAAGCTGCTTATCTTGAGGGAGCTCAGGCAGCAAACTACAAACAGTTAGTACTTTACAAGTAA
- the infC gene encoding translation initiation factor IF-3, with amino-acid sequence MISKKLDQTRVNEKIRAREVLVIDSDGTKLGVMPTLKALQLAKEQGLDLVEVSPNANPPVCRIMDYGKYKYQQQKKMHEAKKKQKTIEVKTVKVRPRTDEHDLQVRIKQTRKFLEKGNKVKAVVMFRGREQAHIELGEAQLMKIYEAVQDIAEIEKKPKKEGRDMIMILAPKKK; translated from the coding sequence ATCATTAGTAAGAAGCTTGATCAAACAAGGGTAAACGAGAAAATTAGAGCAAGGGAAGTTCTAGTTATTGACAGTGACGGAACCAAGTTAGGAGTAATGCCTACGCTAAAGGCATTGCAACTAGCAAAGGAGCAAGGTCTTGACCTTGTTGAAGTTTCCCCAAATGCTAATCCTCCCGTTTGCCGTATTATGGATTATGGAAAGTACAAGTATCAGCAGCAGAAAAAGATGCATGAAGCGAAAAAGAAGCAAAAAACAATTGAGGTTAAGACTGTAAAGGTACGTCCAAGAACAGATGAACATGACCTACAAGTAAGAATAAAACAGACTAGAAAATTCCTTGAGAAAGGAAATAAAGTAAAGGCAGTAGTTATGTTTAGAGGAAGAGAACAGGCTCATATTGAGTTAGGAGAAGCTCAACTTATGAAGATATATGAAGCTGTCCAGGATATAGCGGAAATAGAGAAGAAGCCTAAGAAAGAAGGTAGAGATATGATTATGATACTTGCACCTAAGAAAAAATAG
- the thrS gene encoding threonine--tRNA ligase: MIEIELPDGSKLTFEGKTSVKEIAGKIAKSLEKNAVGAFFNGELIDIHTPIERSGKIKIITQKDPESLEVLRHSVAHILAKAVKRVYGKDKVKLGIGPATNEGFYYDFDLPTSISEEDLSKLEAEMEKIIKAKETFRREEITREQALELFKDDPYKTELLDSISENEKITIYWLGEDFFDLCKGPHIEHAGMVKAFKLLSVAGAYWRGDSKNKMLQRIYGTAFWKKKELEEYLHRLEEAKKRDHRVLGKQLDLFSIYEEAGSGLVFWHPNGAIIRREIEEWVEKEHEKRGYQRIYTPHIMKADLWKISGHYDFYKENMFFVPVVEHDEEEKLGNEKVPLTCEEVERANWYAVKPMNCPGHILIYKSQPRSYKDLPLRFFEFGTVHRYEKSGSLHGLLRVRGFTQDDGHIFCRPDQLKDEILGVLDYVMELLSVFKLDYVINIGTKPEKYIGSDEAWEHATQALIDALKERGLEYNIVEGDGAFYGPKIDIAVLDAIGRKWDGPTIQVDFNLPERFDLTYVDRDGEKKRPVMVHRAIMGSIERFIGLLIEHYAGLFPLWLAPTQVVVIPVSDKYINYAENVFRKLKEVGIRAKLDDESGKVGYKIRKAELLKIPYMVIVGEKEQESNTVSVRSKKEGDLGSMEISNFLDKILTEIKEKL, encoded by the coding sequence ATGATTGAGATAGAACTTCCTGATGGTAGCAAACTAACATTTGAAGGAAAAACAAGCGTAAAGGAAATAGCAGGTAAAATAGCTAAAAGTCTTGAAAAAAATGCTGTTGGAGCTTTCTTTAATGGAGAGCTCATAGACATTCACACTCCTATAGAACGAAGTGGAAAAATTAAGATAATTACACAAAAAGATCCAGAATCTCTTGAAGTTTTAAGACATAGTGTAGCTCACATACTTGCAAAGGCAGTTAAAAGGGTTTACGGAAAAGATAAAGTAAAGCTTGGGATAGGACCTGCTACAAATGAAGGATTTTATTATGACTTTGATTTACCTACTTCGATATCAGAAGAAGACCTATCAAAATTAGAAGCTGAAATGGAAAAGATTATAAAAGCAAAAGAAACTTTTAGAAGAGAAGAAATAACAAGAGAACAAGCTCTTGAACTTTTTAAAGATGATCCTTATAAAACAGAACTTTTAGATTCTATTTCTGAAAATGAAAAAATAACCATTTATTGGCTTGGAGAAGATTTCTTTGACCTTTGTAAAGGACCACATATTGAACATGCTGGAATGGTTAAGGCTTTTAAACTTCTCTCTGTAGCAGGTGCTTACTGGCGTGGAGACTCAAAGAATAAAATGCTTCAAAGAATTTATGGAACAGCTTTTTGGAAGAAAAAAGAACTTGAAGAATACCTTCATAGACTTGAAGAAGCTAAAAAGAGAGATCATAGAGTTTTAGGAAAGCAACTTGACCTCTTTTCTATTTACGAAGAAGCAGGTTCTGGACTAGTATTCTGGCATCCAAACGGAGCCATCATTAGAAGAGAGATTGAAGAATGGGTCGAAAAAGAGCATGAAAAGAGAGGATACCAGCGAATCTACACACCTCACATAATGAAAGCAGATCTCTGGAAAATTTCTGGACATTACGACTTTTACAAAGAGAACATGTTTTTTGTTCCTGTAGTTGAGCATGATGAAGAAGAAAAACTGGGAAATGAAAAAGTGCCTCTTACCTGTGAAGAGGTTGAAAGAGCTAACTGGTATGCCGTTAAACCTATGAACTGTCCAGGTCATATTCTTATTTATAAATCTCAACCAAGAAGTTATAAAGACTTACCTTTGAGATTTTTTGAATTTGGTACCGTTCATAGATACGAAAAGAGCGGTTCTTTACATGGTCTTTTAAGAGTTAGAGGTTTCACTCAAGATGATGGACATATTTTCTGCCGTCCTGATCAGCTCAAAGATGAAATCCTTGGTGTACTTGACTATGTTATGGAGCTCCTTTCAGTCTTTAAGCTTGACTATGTTATAAACATTGGAACAAAACCTGAAAAGTACATTGGTAGTGACGAAGCTTGGGAGCATGCAACACAAGCTCTTATAGATGCTTTGAAAGAAAGAGGTTTAGAATACAACATAGTGGAAGGAGACGGTGCTTTTTACGGTCCAAAAATTGACATAGCTGTACTTGACGCTATTGGAAGAAAGTGGGATGGACCAACTATTCAAGTTGATTTCAATCTTCCAGAAAGGTTTGACCTAACTTATGTTGACCGTGATGGAGAAAAGAAAAGACCTGTTATGGTTCATAGAGCAATAATGGGAAGTATTGAAAGATTTATAGGTCTTCTCATAGAACACTATGCAGGGCTCTTTCCTTTATGGCTTGCTCCTACTCAAGTTGTAGTAATACCTGTTAGTGATAAGTACATAAATTATGCAGAAAATGTTTTTAGAAAGCTAAAAGAAGTTGGCATAAGAGCTAAACTTGACGATGAAAGCGGAAAAGTAGGTTATAAGATAAGAAAAGCAGAACTTTTAAAAATTCCATACATGGTAATAGTTGGAGAAAAGGAGCAGGAAAGCAATACGGTTTCTGTTAGATCTAAAAAGGAAGGAGATCTTGGCAGTATGGAAATATCTAACTTTTTAGATAAAATTCTTACAGAGATTAAAGAAAAACTCTAA
- a CDS encoding peptidoglycan D,D-transpeptidase FtsI family protein: protein MKLFYVLRRFFLKLYNFVRPFKDDRLNLFLFVSIFLFLIYSFKLLSLSYFEKNYWIGLVKKQFEGAIKVSSERGKIFDRNGIPLAVSEKVVSFYIRPTEIKDRELFKKILLRDPKTIKLYLEKKNSFSVENLKSIEEKLKPFSFITADDISKAYKKNFIVAKIKGEDGKYKEIKVPFVWLKKEVSVSKNKAYQAVSTLLRVYYALSGENRFRKKYPDLVGFVSEYQRVYPYGVGSVVVGITNKVGEGLSGLEYLLEKKKIITGDVIFLSGQRDARGKVYLGKEASIFLTKKKGNNVVTTIDANLQYIFEKTLEKYGKEWNPNFINAVLMNPYTGEIVAAASYPFYKYSEKKTKDFISKLNPRFITAPYEPGSVMKPVVMAAAINEGLITKDSVFECPATFKVGNKVFKNEFHGKDVKLRAWEIIQYSDNVGIIQVAQKLGKEKYYKYLKAFGFGEKTGIELPGENPGKLRNWRKWKDVEFATLSFGHNILVTTLQLAAAYSVLVNGGYYVKPKIISSIVDEKGNIIKRFPSIKVRKVISENTSKIMRRILTMVVEGGTGVGTRFENYFVGGKTGTALKYDPKIHMYSKSKITATFAGAFPMTNPRYVLVVTVDEPKVPQNMLWASKIAVPIFRELAERILLYERVAPDKKEYILEENGTIVSKEINSDFILKNALHNSKIAH from the coding sequence ATGAAGTTGTTTTATGTCTTAAGACGTTTCTTTTTAAAGCTTTATAACTTTGTTAGACCCTTTAAAGATGATAGATTAAATCTGTTTTTATTTGTTTCAATCTTTTTATTTCTGATATATTCATTTAAACTTCTTTCTCTTTCCTATTTTGAAAAAAATTATTGGATAGGCTTAGTAAAAAAGCAGTTTGAAGGAGCTATAAAGGTATCTTCTGAAAGAGGAAAAATTTTTGATAGAAACGGTATTCCGCTTGCAGTTAGTGAAAAAGTTGTTTCTTTTTACATAAGACCGACAGAAATTAAGGATAGAGAGCTCTTTAAAAAAATTCTTCTTAGAGATCCTAAAACGATAAAACTTTATCTTGAGAAAAAGAATTCTTTTTCAGTAGAAAATTTAAAAAGCATAGAAGAAAAGCTTAAACCCTTTTCTTTTATAACTGCCGATGATATTTCAAAAGCTTACAAGAAGAACTTTATCGTAGCAAAGATCAAGGGAGAAGATGGAAAATATAAAGAAATAAAAGTACCTTTTGTTTGGCTAAAAAAAGAAGTTTCCGTTTCAAAAAATAAGGCATACCAAGCCGTAAGTACGTTACTTAGGGTTTACTATGCTCTTTCAGGTGAAAACAGGTTTAGGAAAAAATATCCTGACCTTGTTGGTTTTGTTTCTGAGTATCAAAGAGTATATCCTTACGGTGTTGGTTCTGTGGTAGTTGGTATTACAAATAAAGTGGGAGAAGGACTTTCAGGTCTTGAGTATCTTCTTGAGAAGAAGAAAATAATAACGGGAGATGTCATTTTCCTTTCAGGTCAAAGAGACGCAAGAGGGAAAGTGTATCTTGGAAAAGAAGCCTCTATCTTCTTGACAAAGAAAAAAGGAAACAATGTGGTAACAACAATAGATGCTAATCTTCAGTATATTTTTGAAAAAACTTTGGAAAAGTATGGAAAAGAATGGAATCCAAACTTTATAAACGCAGTTCTTATGAATCCTTATACAGGTGAAATAGTTGCTGCTGCCAGTTATCCTTTTTATAAGTATAGTGAAAAGAAAACTAAAGATTTTATTTCAAAACTCAATCCTCGATTTATAACAGCTCCTTACGAGCCAGGGTCTGTTATGAAACCAGTTGTAATGGCGGCTGCTATTAATGAAGGTCTCATTACGAAAGATTCCGTTTTTGAATGTCCGGCTACTTTTAAAGTAGGAAATAAAGTTTTTAAGAACGAATTTCATGGAAAAGATGTAAAACTAAGAGCCTGGGAAATAATACAGTACTCAGATAATGTAGGAATTATTCAAGTAGCTCAAAAGTTAGGTAAAGAAAAGTATTACAAATACCTAAAGGCTTTTGGATTTGGTGAAAAGACAGGTATAGAGCTCCCAGGAGAAAATCCTGGAAAGCTTAGAAACTGGAGAAAGTGGAAAGATGTAGAGTTTGCAACTCTTTCCTTTGGACACAACATCTTAGTTACAACTTTACAACTTGCTGCAGCTTATTCAGTCCTTGTTAATGGAGGCTATTACGTAAAACCTAAGATTATTTCCTCTATTGTAGATGAAAAAGGAAATATAATTAAGCGATTTCCTTCTATTAAAGTAAGAAAAGTTATTTCCGAGAATACATCTAAAATAATGAGAAGAATTCTTACAATGGTTGTTGAAGGAGGAACAGGAGTCGGTACAAGATTTGAAAACTATTTTGTAGGTGGAAAAACAGGAACAGCCTTAAAATATGATCCTAAAATTCATATGTACAGTAAATCTAAAATTACAGCAACTTTTGCTGGTGCTTTTCCTATGACAAATCCCCGATATGTTTTAGTTGTAACTGTTGACGAACCCAAAGTGCCCCAAAATATGCTCTGGGCAAGCAAAATTGCAGTTCCAATATTTAGAGAACTTGCCGAGAGAATTTTACTGTATGAGAGAGTTGCTCCAGATAAAAAAGAATACATTTTAGAGGAAAATGGTACCATAGTTTCAAAAGAGATAAATAGCGACTTCATTCTTAAAAACGCTTTGCATAATAGTAAAATTGCTCATTAA
- the purF gene encoding amidophosphoribosyltransferase — translation MKEYCGVFGIYNNPNAAYYTYLGLYALQHRGQESAGIAVTNGERITYYRDFGLVSSVFKNESLKHLTGFVAVGHNRYSTSGASDSPDNIQPIVVSYKYGQMAIAHNGNIVNALELREKLEEEGSIFRGTTDSEVIVHLIVKSKKRKFLEKLMDALSKLKGAYSLLVMTNKKLIAARDPWGFRPLCMGELDGSIVFASETCAFDLIGAKYIRDVEPGEVVVIENGEISSYQIPGCENCKKSQCVFEFVYFARPDSKIFGKSVYEVRKEFGKILAREYPVKADLVIPVPDSGVVPALGYSQESRIPFEMGLIRNHYVGRTFIKPDQKMRDIGVRVKLNPIPELLKNKRIVVIDDSIVRGTTSRKIIRMLREAGAKEVHMRISSPPTKWPCYFGIDTPTRDQLIASSHSIEEICKYIEADSLGYLSLEGMIRAAGGNKDSFCTACFDGNYPLSVPETITRQAEKK, via the coding sequence ATGAAAGAGTACTGTGGAGTTTTTGGAATTTACAACAATCCTAATGCTGCATATTACACTTACCTTGGTCTTTATGCCTTACAGCATAGAGGACAGGAAAGTGCTGGAATTGCGGTAACTAACGGAGAAAGAATAACCTACTATAGAGATTTTGGCCTTGTTTCATCTGTCTTTAAAAATGAAAGTTTAAAACATTTAACAGGTTTTGTTGCAGTTGGACATAATAGATATTCAACTTCTGGAGCTTCAGATTCTCCTGATAACATTCAACCTATAGTTGTTTCATACAAATACGGTCAAATGGCAATTGCTCATAATGGAAATATCGTTAATGCTTTAGAGCTCCGGGAAAAACTTGAAGAAGAAGGTTCCATTTTTAGAGGGACTACAGATTCTGAAGTGATAGTTCATTTGATAGTAAAGTCTAAGAAAAGAAAGTTTTTAGAAAAACTTATGGATGCTCTTTCAAAACTTAAAGGTGCTTATTCTCTTCTTGTTATGACAAACAAAAAGCTTATTGCTGCAAGAGATCCTTGGGGTTTTAGACCTTTATGCATGGGAGAGCTTGACGGCAGTATAGTATTTGCATCTGAAACATGTGCTTTTGACCTTATAGGGGCAAAGTACATAAGAGATGTTGAACCTGGAGAAGTAGTTGTCATTGAAAATGGAGAAATAAGTTCTTATCAAATTCCTGGTTGTGAAAACTGCAAAAAATCTCAGTGTGTTTTTGAGTTTGTTTACTTTGCAAGACCAGATAGTAAAATATTTGGAAAAAGCGTTTATGAAGTAAGGAAAGAGTTTGGAAAAATCTTAGCAAGAGAGTATCCTGTAAAAGCAGACCTTGTCATTCCTGTTCCCGATTCTGGCGTAGTTCCTGCTCTTGGATATTCCCAAGAAAGCAGAATACCTTTTGAAATGGGATTAATAAGGAATCACTATGTTGGTAGAACGTTTATCAAACCAGATCAAAAGATGAGAGATATTGGAGTAAGGGTGAAACTTAATCCAATTCCTGAGCTTTTAAAGAATAAGAGAATAGTTGTAATAGATGACTCTATCGTAAGAGGAACAACCAGTAGAAAGATAATAAGGATGTTAAGAGAAGCAGGAGCAAAAGAAGTTCACATGAGAATAAGTTCTCCACCTACTAAATGGCCGTGTTACTTTGGTATTGATACTCCGACACGAGATCAACTAATAGCTTCTTCTCACTCTATAGAGGAAATATGTAAATATATAGAAGCTGACTCTCTTGGATATCTTTCACTTGAAGGAATGATAAGAGCTGCTGGAGGTAACAAAGATAGTTTTTGTACAGCATGCTTTGATGGAAACTATCCATTAAGCGTTCCAGAAACCATTACAAGACAAGCTGAAAAGAAATAG
- the purC gene encoding phosphoribosylaminoimidazolesuccinocarboxamide synthase: MEKKEKLYEGKAKVLYKTDNKDLLVQYFKDDTTAFDGAKKEVLEDKGVINCSISTAIFEYLEKNGIKTHFVERLSSREMLVKGCEIIPVEVVVRNIAAGSFSRRYGVKEGTPLKKPLVEYFYKSDELHDPMVCPNHVYLFEWATKEELEEMTNTALKVNELLKKFFDEIGIILVDFKLEFGRHNGEVILADEITPDSCRLWDKSSMEVLDKDRFRKDMGKVVESYKEIYKRIMERYEGMKE; this comes from the coding sequence ATGGAAAAGAAAGAAAAGCTTTACGAAGGAAAAGCAAAAGTTTTGTATAAAACAGACAACAAAGATCTATTAGTTCAATACTTTAAAGATGATACAACAGCATTTGATGGTGCAAAAAAAGAGGTTCTTGAGGACAAAGGAGTTATAAATTGTTCAATATCTACAGCTATTTTTGAGTACTTAGAAAAAAACGGCATAAAAACTCACTTTGTTGAAAGACTTTCCTCAAGAGAAATGCTTGTTAAAGGATGTGAGATTATTCCTGTGGAAGTAGTTGTTAGAAACATTGCTGCTGGTAGTTTTTCAAGAAGATATGGAGTAAAAGAAGGAACTCCTCTGAAAAAACCTCTTGTTGAATACTTCTACAAATCAGACGAACTTCACGACCCAATGGTTTGTCCAAATCACGTTTATCTTTTTGAGTGGGCTACAAAAGAGGAACTTGAAGAGATGACAAACACGGCTCTTAAAGTTAATGAACTTTTAAAGAAGTTCTTTGACGAGATAGGCATAATCTTAGTTGATTTTAAACTTGAGTTTGGAAGACACAACGGAGAAGTAATCCTTGCAGATGAAATTACTCCAGATTCTTGTAGACTATGGGATAAATCTTCAATGGAAGTTCTTGATAAAGATAGATTTAGAAAAGATATGGGTAAAGTGGTAGAAAGCTATAAGGAAATCTATAAAAGAATAATGGAAAGATATGAAGGAATGAAGGAGTAA